The proteins below are encoded in one region of Paenibacillus sp. YYML68:
- a CDS encoding SPFH domain-containing protein, with protein MNEKKAWALNGFLGLVLVLGLLAAGAALLVLDVSPIAGILLAGGAITLLTGLTIVQPNQAMVVTFFGSYSGTLRSSGMWLTIPFSTRKNVSLRVRNFNSAKLKVNDIEGNPIEIAAVIVFRVIDSAKATFDVDSYEQFVEIQSETALRHVANKYPYDTFEAEGYSLRGNSDEVATELARELQDRLSVAGVEVMEARLTHLAYSTEIASAMLQRQQAAAIIAARSKIVEGAVGMVQLAIAQLQRDGIIELDEERKAAMINNLLVAIVSDRAASPVINTGSLY; from the coding sequence ATGAACGAAAAAAAAGCTTGGGCCTTGAATGGCTTTCTCGGATTAGTGCTTGTGCTCGGACTGCTGGCCGCAGGTGCTGCGCTGCTCGTCCTTGATGTATCGCCGATAGCAGGAATATTGCTGGCAGGTGGCGCGATCACTCTCCTCACCGGCTTGACGATCGTACAGCCGAACCAAGCGATGGTCGTCACGTTCTTCGGCAGCTATTCGGGCACGCTGCGCAGCAGCGGCATGTGGCTGACGATCCCGTTCTCCACACGTAAGAACGTATCGCTGCGGGTGCGCAACTTCAACAGCGCCAAGCTGAAGGTCAATGACATCGAGGGCAACCCGATTGAGATCGCTGCCGTTATCGTATTCCGAGTTATCGACTCGGCGAAGGCGACATTCGACGTCGACAGCTACGAGCAGTTCGTCGAGATTCAGAGCGAGACCGCGCTGCGTCATGTTGCCAATAAGTATCCGTACGACACATTCGAGGCGGAGGGCTACTCGCTGCGCGGCAATTCGGACGAGGTGGCGACGGAGCTGGCGCGGGAGCTGCAGGACCGACTGTCGGTTGCAGGCGTTGAAGTGATGGAGGCGCGTCTCACCCACCTGGCCTACTCCACCGAGATCGCGAGCGCCATGCTCCAGCGACAGCAGGCTGCCGCCATCATTGCCGCTCGCTCCAAGATCGTGGAGGGCGCCGTCGGCATGGTGCAGCTGGCGATCGCACAGCTTCAACGCGACGGTATCATTGAGCTGGACGAGGAGCGCAAGGCTGCTATGATCAACAACCTGCTCGTCGCCATCGTATCCGACCGGGCTGCCTCGCCGGTTATCAATACAGGAAGCTTGTACTAG
- a CDS encoding copper amine oxidase N-terminal domain-containing protein produces the protein MLKKQWKSKLGLTLASISLLAAGCQPVGGVDIAKVMSSSHQINSYVGSSAVSIELIADEAADPKQKELLALLSSMKVNIEEAKMQSKTSASMKGSITYGKANIPFKLVIQDMSYILEIEGADKPIVLRSYAAGMGGNAPQLTEAMQEQLEQLSQRAVEATPTISSFITGHFPNPSVLKVEPANVQINNESLQLNKVHLELNGSELVKLVKQFLLSAIADEQGTKELLAVLYDLYAPLLKETMKSLGGSSPQSQGQNDAFLTILNNKKMAVEFMYMYAKQNIEPFVANLDQTLAMMPIGQSGATYKQWLDDNQSLKLDLYVDAEHQTRMSAMELLLTLPKTAPNGMKALKVTSESKLWDVNKPVTMDTISTENGVIEWMNKSGRLSSSKLVTSLDPQSELYTLLKDQLQITRKQITLPVPPASSSQYFFHGPYNDNGTVMVPVRFVTEQLDAELEWNAAARQVTITEPLSGSVAVLTLDSKEATVNGQPFMLEKAAVLVQGSTYVPIRFIAESMNAKVEWSQEMQSVTINRE, from the coding sequence ATGTTGAAGAAGCAATGGAAGTCGAAGCTTGGTCTTACGCTTGCCTCTATTTCGCTGCTGGCCGCAGGCTGCCAGCCTGTAGGCGGCGTCGATATCGCAAAGGTAATGTCTAGCTCTCATCAGATCAACTCTTACGTCGGCTCCTCCGCTGTATCGATCGAGCTGATCGCGGATGAGGCAGCCGATCCGAAGCAGAAGGAGCTGCTCGCGCTGCTCAGCTCGATGAAGGTGAACATTGAAGAAGCGAAGATGCAATCGAAGACGTCCGCATCGATGAAGGGCTCGATTACATACGGTAAAGCGAACATTCCGTTCAAGCTCGTCATCCAGGATATGAGCTACATCCTTGAGATTGAAGGCGCGGATAAGCCGATCGTCCTTCGTTCGTACGCTGCCGGCATGGGCGGGAACGCTCCGCAGCTTACCGAGGCGATGCAGGAGCAGCTGGAGCAGCTGAGCCAGCGAGCGGTTGAAGCGACACCGACGATCAGCAGCTTCATCACCGGACATTTCCCGAACCCTTCCGTTCTGAAGGTAGAGCCAGCGAATGTACAGATCAACAACGAGTCGTTGCAGCTGAACAAGGTTCATCTGGAGCTGAACGGCAGCGAGCTCGTCAAGCTCGTGAAGCAATTCTTACTGAGCGCCATCGCGGATGAGCAAGGGACGAAGGAGCTGTTAGCCGTCCTGTACGACCTCTATGCGCCTCTCTTGAAGGAAACGATGAAATCTCTTGGAGGCTCAAGCCCGCAGTCTCAGGGCCAGAACGATGCCTTCCTTACCATTCTGAACAATAAGAAGATGGCTGTAGAATTCATGTATATGTATGCGAAGCAAAATATCGAACCGTTCGTCGCGAATCTGGACCAGACGCTCGCCATGATGCCGATCGGTCAATCGGGCGCGACGTATAAGCAGTGGCTGGACGATAACCAGTCACTGAAGCTTGATCTGTACGTCGATGCGGAGCATCAGACACGCATGTCGGCGATGGAGCTGCTGCTCACGCTGCCGAAGACTGCGCCGAATGGCATGAAGGCGCTGAAGGTCACCTCCGAGTCGAAGCTGTGGGATGTGAACAAGCCAGTGACGATGGATACGATCTCTACGGAGAACGGCGTCATCGAATGGATGAACAAGTCCGGGCGTCTCAGCTCGAGCAAGCTCGTCACATCGCTGGACCCGCAATCCGAGCTGTACACGCTGCTGAAGGACCAATTGCAGATTACGAGAAAGCAGATTACGCTGCCGGTACCTCCGGCCTCATCGTCCCAGTATTTCTTCCACGGTCCTTACAACGACAACGGTACCGTGATGGTGCCTGTGCGCTTCGTCACTGAGCAGCTGGATGCGGAGCTAGAGTGGAACGCTGCGGCACGTCAAGTGACCATTACCGAACCGCTCAGCGGCTCAGTTGCGGTACTGACGCTGGACAGCAAGGAGGCGACGGTCAACGGTCAGCCGTTCATGCTGGAGAAGGCCGCAGTGCTGGTGCAGGGCAGCACGTATGTTCCGATTCGCTTCATCGCGGAGAGTATGAACGCTAAGGTCGAGTGGAGTCAAGAGATGCAATCGGTTACGATTAACAGGGAGTAG
- a CDS encoding DUF2515 domain-containing protein: protein MVKNKESVSGTPAWGRWRRLLRVPRRMWATIGVMCRASLQVLTSAVQSVQQPEAEQPTARAAMLELKQASVQTLRARCSWRLGLSTEAVSTVHTAPVALTGEERQWVERIRLERDRCNRNNVTRTAAYLRLYQKRPELHWAFLAHMVSRNGGWSMTDLRGELVPFLLDEDQRRWVFSFLERANALIFRDAYPQLLLYDASKVCGRPLFHLLPLFGVSRFMLPVWELFWLEQQSALLTVGLITNEQHYIEERVVRNPAYLHNVIDTLFFQAQSLLQLNQVLFPYADQDGGLKLAGVTVDHFSSVHARIEVGKKLYAILFGLPEVYEGARRFAFAHRHTGSRADMLPQLFSAVRQDAPPTRGQLEEKLDSMDELRLKPGKGRLYSPSLADVWADRPVATPEGSDWFRDLSVLDRMCSIEVPTSFEMTTEYGRSLKKIELAVLANGLLD, encoded by the coding sequence ATGGTGAAAAACAAGGAGTCCGTGAGCGGCACCCCGGCATGGGGACGATGGCGTCGTCTTCTTCGTGTTCCGCGGCGCATGTGGGCAACCATTGGCGTCATGTGCCGCGCATCGCTGCAAGTGCTCACCTCCGCCGTTCAGTCGGTGCAGCAGCCTGAAGCTGAGCAGCCTACTGCTCGTGCAGCTATGCTCGAGCTGAAGCAAGCGTCTGTACAGACGCTTCGCGCACGCTGCAGCTGGAGGCTTGGACTATCGACGGAGGCAGTATCGACAGTTCACACCGCCCCTGTGGCGCTTACGGGCGAGGAGCGGCAATGGGTGGAGCGGATCCGGCTCGAGCGAGACCGCTGCAACCGCAACAATGTGACGCGAACGGCAGCCTACCTGCGCCTATACCAGAAGCGACCTGAGCTGCATTGGGCGTTCCTTGCCCATATGGTGTCGCGCAACGGCGGCTGGTCGATGACCGACCTGCGCGGCGAGCTCGTGCCGTTCCTGCTCGATGAGGATCAGCGCAGGTGGGTGTTCAGCTTTCTGGAGCGTGCGAATGCGCTTATTTTCCGAGATGCGTATCCCCAGCTGCTGCTGTACGACGCGAGCAAGGTGTGCGGACGGCCGCTCTTCCACCTGCTCCCGCTGTTCGGCGTGTCCCGCTTCATGCTGCCGGTGTGGGAGCTGTTCTGGCTCGAGCAGCAATCCGCGCTGTTGACCGTCGGTCTAATTACGAACGAGCAGCACTATATCGAGGAGCGCGTCGTTCGCAATCCCGCGTATTTGCACAACGTTATCGATACGCTGTTCTTCCAGGCACAGTCGCTGCTGCAGCTGAATCAGGTGCTGTTTCCGTATGCAGACCAGGACGGCGGATTGAAGCTGGCAGGGGTCACCGTCGATCACTTCAGCAGCGTCCATGCTCGCATCGAGGTGGGTAAAAAGCTGTACGCCATCCTGTTCGGCCTGCCTGAGGTGTACGAGGGTGCACGACGCTTCGCCTTCGCCCATCGACATACCGGCTCGAGAGCCGACATGCTGCCTCAGCTGTTCAGCGCTGTTCGTCAGGACGCCCCTCCCACGAGAGGTCAGCTAGAGGAGAAGCTGGACAGCATGGATGAGCTGCGGCTGAAGCCTGGCAAGGGGCGACTGTACAGTCCGTCGCTTGCCGACGTTTGGGCCGATCGCCCTGTGGCGACGCCGGAGGGCAGCGATTGGTTCCGCGACCTGAGCGTGCTCGATCGGATGTGCAGTATCGAGGTGCCGACCTCCTTCGAGATGACGACCGAATATGGCCGCAGTCTCAAAAAAATCGAGCTGGCTGTCCTGGCGAACGGCCTGCTCGATTAA
- a CDS encoding polysaccharide biosynthesis protein, whose amino-acid sequence MAKEATATKDSLVKGTLILTLAALVARALGVVQRIPLVYLLGDIGMAAFGIAFNLYSVLLVVATAGIPSALSKMIAERVSLGRHEEADRIYTAAVWFAVVAGVGMTAILYVGAPYYADMILNPQATMPIRAIAPALLLFPLIAIMRGYFQGRRMMMPNGISQIIEQIARVATSVALAYLLLDYSLDAAVAGASFGGVTGSIAALAVMLYYALRLRRSDKRERAAMAAPPAAANAAAAQPLAEASPTAPPIAGAPQGSAAQAARTEPAGGLTLRAIYGQLFKLSVPIVIFSMTVTLIYTIDSSIVTLLLMDSLGENGAKELLGILTGRAQSLAGIPIILAIALSQSIVPIISAAHSQGDAKQVAQQTSKVLRLSLLSGLPLVLVIALAARPLNAFIFGNSDGSPIVDTYAGPVIACLTVTAIFQTVMQTSGAVLMGMGRMKPLVLGVVAGIAVKLVASWWLADVAGIYGIVAATALCFIVMTVMNLTVLRREVTFTVLSLRQWLGLSIATIVTTAAGVALELALNAYVTPFAGMWLNAALQAIVLCSVVGILFSLLLLVTKTIAVQDLEQLPGPLRKLVKPLLARLQRKAHRGEG is encoded by the coding sequence TTGGCTAAAGAAGCTACAGCCACCAAGGATTCGCTGGTCAAGGGTACATTGATATTGACGCTGGCTGCGTTAGTCGCCCGTGCGCTTGGTGTCGTGCAGCGTATTCCGCTCGTTTATTTGCTCGGGGACATCGGGATGGCTGCTTTCGGAATTGCATTCAATCTGTACTCTGTGCTGCTCGTCGTAGCGACGGCAGGCATTCCGAGCGCGCTGAGCAAAATGATCGCCGAGCGCGTCTCGCTCGGCCGACATGAGGAAGCCGACCGCATCTATACGGCGGCTGTATGGTTTGCGGTCGTGGCGGGCGTGGGCATGACCGCGATCCTGTACGTCGGCGCGCCTTATTATGCCGACATGATTCTGAATCCGCAGGCGACGATGCCCATTCGGGCTATAGCGCCAGCGCTGTTGCTGTTCCCGCTCATCGCTATTATGCGCGGATATTTCCAGGGCCGTCGGATGATGATGCCCAACGGCATCTCGCAAATTATCGAGCAAATCGCCAGAGTCGCCACGTCCGTGGCGCTCGCGTACTTGCTGCTCGATTACAGCTTGGACGCCGCCGTGGCCGGGGCCTCGTTCGGCGGCGTAACCGGCAGCATCGCGGCATTGGCCGTGATGCTGTACTACGCGCTGCGCCTTCGCCGCAGCGACAAGCGTGAGCGGGCGGCGATGGCCGCACCGCCCGCAGCAGCTAACGCGGCGGCCGCCCAGCCGCTCGCGGAAGCCTCGCCAACGGCGCCCCCAATAGCGGGGGCGCCCCAGGGCTCGGCGGCGCAGGCCGCCCGCACGGAGCCGGCGGGCGGGCTGACGCTGCGCGCCATCTACGGACAGCTGTTCAAGCTGTCCGTGCCGATCGTCATCTTCTCGATGACGGTCACGCTCATTTACACGATCGATTCCTCGATCGTAACATTGCTTCTGATGGATAGCCTCGGCGAGAACGGGGCTAAGGAGCTGCTCGGCATTTTGACCGGAAGGGCGCAATCGCTTGCTGGTATCCCGATTATTCTCGCGATTGCGCTGAGTCAGTCGATCGTGCCGATCATCTCCGCGGCGCACTCGCAGGGCGATGCGAAGCAGGTGGCCCAGCAGACGTCGAAGGTGCTGCGTCTGTCGCTGCTGTCGGGTCTGCCGCTCGTGCTCGTCATTGCGCTGGCAGCACGGCCGCTGAACGCCTTCATATTCGGCAATTCGGACGGCTCGCCAATCGTGGACACGTATGCCGGTCCGGTCATTGCATGCTTGACCGTGACGGCCATTTTCCAAACTGTGATGCAGACGTCTGGGGCTGTGCTCATGGGGATGGGGCGGATGAAGCCGCTCGTGCTCGGCGTTGTCGCAGGCATCGCCGTGAAGCTGGTCGCAAGCTGGTGGCTGGCGGACGTTGCCGGCATCTATGGCATCGTTGCCGCGACGGCGCTCTGCTTCATCGTCATGACCGTGATGAACTTGACCGTGCTGCGACGCGAGGTGACGTTCACCGTGCTCAGCCTCAGACAGTGGCTAGGCCTGTCCATTGCAACGATCGTAACGACCGCAGCAGGCGTCGCTCTCGAGCTCGCGCTTAACGCGTACGTGACTCCGTTCGCAGGCATGTGGCTGAATGCAGCACTGCAGGCGATCGTGCTATGCTCGGTCGTCGGCATTCTCTTTTCATTGCTGCTGCTCGTTACGAAGACGATCGCCGTCCAAGATCTGGAGCAGCTGCCCGGGCCGCTGCGCAAGCTGGTGAAGCCATTGCTTGCTCGACTGCAGCGCAAGGCGCACCGAGGCGAAGGCTAG
- a CDS encoding DUF456 domain-containing protein: MVIAAWSIIIILFTIGMAGAVYPVLPGALAIYGAFFVYGFMIGFEPFGVWFWLIQTTIVAVLMIADYLVSALGVRKFGGTRASVIGSTIGLLVGPFVIPVVGLIAGPFLGAVVGELMTGADMRQSMRAGIGALVGFFSGLIVKVVLQLLMIVLFIIWIV, encoded by the coding sequence GTGGTTATAGCCGCTTGGTCCATCATCATTATATTGTTCACCATTGGTATGGCAGGGGCGGTGTACCCTGTCCTGCCTGGAGCGCTCGCCATCTACGGGGCGTTCTTTGTATACGGGTTTATGATCGGCTTCGAGCCGTTCGGCGTCTGGTTCTGGCTCATTCAGACGACGATCGTCGCGGTGCTGATGATTGCCGACTATCTCGTCAGTGCGCTCGGCGTCCGCAAATTCGGCGGCACCCGAGCATCGGTCATCGGGAGCACCATCGGTCTGCTCGTCGGACCGTTCGTCATTCCCGTGGTCGGCCTCATCGCCGGTCCGTTCCTTGGCGCTGTCGTCGGGGAGCTGATGACTGGAGCAGACATGCGTCAGTCGATGCGGGCGGGCATAGGGGCGCTTGTCGGCTTCTTCTCCGGATTGATCGTCAAGGTTGTGCTGCAGCTGCTCATGATCGTCTTGTTCATCATTTGGATTGTTTAG
- a CDS encoding Cof-type HAD-IIB family hydrolase, which translates to MKPYRLIALDMDGTLLTEEKTVSDANRAAIQDAVAAGITVMFATGRGIHSALPYAEELGLTSPLVTVNGSEVWKAPGELLERHRMDVEDIRSMRQLVLDDEPWYWAYSTEGVFNRDNWHEIKDEEALVWMKLGYYTEDAKKLASLREQLEATGRYAITNSHPCNIEMNPKGVSKASGLHRVCELLGIDMSQVIAMGDSLNDETMIREAGLGVAMGNAQDEVKSFADVVTLTNEEDGVAHIIRKYALS; encoded by the coding sequence ATGAAGCCGTATCGCTTAATCGCACTGGATATGGATGGTACACTGCTAACAGAGGAGAAGACCGTCTCGGATGCGAACAGAGCCGCCATTCAAGACGCAGTTGCCGCTGGCATTACCGTAATGTTCGCGACAGGTCGCGGCATTCATAGCGCACTTCCTTACGCGGAGGAGCTCGGACTGACGTCACCGCTCGTGACGGTGAACGGCAGCGAGGTGTGGAAGGCTCCGGGCGAGCTGCTGGAGCGCCATCGGATGGACGTAGAGGACATTCGCTCGATGCGGCAGCTGGTGCTGGACGATGAGCCGTGGTACTGGGCTTACAGCACCGAAGGGGTATTTAACCGCGACAACTGGCACGAGATTAAGGACGAGGAGGCGCTCGTCTGGATGAAGCTCGGCTATTATACGGAGGATGCGAAGAAGCTCGCCTCCCTTCGGGAGCAGCTGGAGGCGACAGGCCGCTATGCGATTACGAACTCGCATCCGTGCAACATTGAGATGAATCCGAAGGGTGTCAGCAAGGCGAGCGGTCTTCATCGTGTATGCGAGTTGCTCGGCATCGACATGTCTCAGGTAATCGCGATGGGCGACAGTCTGAATGACGAAACGATGATTCGTGAGGCCGGCCTAGGCGTCGCGATGGGCAATGCGCAGGATGAGGTGAAGTCGTTCGCCGACGTCGTGACGCTGACGAATGAGGAAGACGGCGTCGCTCACATCATTCGGAAGTATGCGTTGTCGTAG
- the asnB gene encoding asparagine synthase (glutamine-hydrolyzing), with protein MCGITGVMYFNDREPSGELLKSMTDCIEHRGPDDFGFWTDNRIGLGFRRLSIIDLKEGHQPLANEDDSVWIAFNGEIYNYKYLRNSLQSKGHVFKTHTDTEVIVHLYEEYGEACVEQLRGMFGFVIWDRKRKKLFGARDHFGIKPFYYYNDGSKFLFGSEMKSILAAGVERSLHQESLLNYLTFQYVPEPDTMLRGIRKLPPGHSVTITYDGEMSIRKYWDPMLEPKEQKLEDCIEQIRSTLKDSVIHHMQSDVERGCFLSSGIDSTAIASMMRQIEPIRTFSVGFEGANNETIIARQTAQAIGSEHYDKVITEDDYFATLQKAAWHQDEPVADPSAIALYHVAQLAREHVTVVLSGEGADELFGGYRIYREPQSLAPIERLPHGVKQLLRALARVLPSGFKGRNYVLRGTTPLEERFLGNARIFSEDLKAELVHADRELLRSYRNPLEVAKTFYDRSKHLDPVSRMQYIDMNLWLPGDILMKADKMTMAHSLELRVPFLDVELYEVARRIPVQHRIAEGTTKYVFRKAMEGIIPDFILNRPKLGFPVPMRDWMKGARGTSIVEQIEGSGIDAYIRMDTVHRLLEAHRSGKGDYARHLWTVYMFALWHATYMKEEVKPSLAFAR; from the coding sequence ATGTGCGGAATAACCGGTGTCATGTATTTTAACGATCGCGAGCCGTCTGGAGAGCTGCTGAAGAGCATGACCGATTGCATCGAGCATCGGGGACCGGACGACTTCGGATTTTGGACGGACAATCGAATTGGGCTTGGCTTCCGCCGCTTGTCCATCATCGACCTGAAGGAAGGGCATCAGCCTCTCGCCAACGAGGACGATTCCGTTTGGATCGCATTCAACGGCGAGATTTATAATTATAAATACTTACGTAATTCACTGCAGAGCAAGGGACACGTGTTCAAGACGCATACCGATACGGAAGTTATCGTTCATCTGTATGAGGAGTACGGCGAGGCATGTGTCGAGCAGCTGCGCGGCATGTTCGGCTTCGTCATCTGGGACCGTAAGCGCAAGAAGCTGTTCGGCGCCCGCGATCACTTCGGCATTAAGCCTTTCTACTATTATAATGACGGGTCCAAGTTCCTGTTCGGCTCGGAGATGAAGAGCATTCTCGCCGCTGGCGTCGAGCGTTCGCTGCATCAGGAAAGCTTGCTCAATTACTTAACGTTCCAGTACGTGCCGGAGCCGGATACGATGCTGCGCGGCATCCGCAAGCTGCCGCCGGGCCATAGCGTGACGATTACATACGACGGGGAGATGTCGATCCGCAAATATTGGGACCCGATGCTCGAGCCGAAGGAGCAGAAGCTTGAAGACTGCATCGAGCAAATTCGCTCGACGCTGAAGGACTCCGTTATTCATCATATGCAAAGCGATGTAGAGCGGGGCTGCTTCCTATCTAGCGGTATTGACTCAACAGCGATAGCTTCCATGATGCGTCAGATCGAGCCGATTCGGACGTTCTCTGTCGGCTTCGAGGGCGCGAACAACGAGACGATTATTGCCCGTCAGACGGCGCAGGCGATCGGATCTGAGCATTATGACAAGGTCATTACCGAGGACGATTATTTCGCTACGTTACAAAAGGCGGCCTGGCACCAGGATGAGCCGGTCGCTGACCCGTCGGCGATCGCCTTGTACCATGTTGCGCAGCTTGCACGTGAGCACGTAACGGTCGTGCTGTCGGGCGAGGGTGCCGACGAGCTGTTCGGCGGCTATCGCATCTACCGCGAGCCGCAGTCGCTCGCTCCGATTGAGCGGCTGCCACACGGCGTCAAGCAGCTGCTGCGGGCGCTGGCTCGCGTGCTGCCGTCCGGCTTCAAGGGGCGCAATTATGTGTTGCGCGGCACGACGCCGCTCGAGGAGCGGTTCTTAGGCAATGCGAGAATTTTCAGCGAGGATCTGAAGGCTGAGCTCGTTCATGCAGACCGTGAGCTGTTGAGGTCGTACCGCAACCCGCTTGAGGTCGCGAAGACGTTCTACGACCGGAGCAAGCACCTCGATCCGGTATCGCGCATGCAGTACATCGACATGAATCTGTGGCTGCCGGGCGATATTCTCATGAAGGCGGACAAAATGACGATGGCCCATTCGCTGGAGCTGCGCGTACCGTTCCTCGACGTCGAGCTGTATGAGGTGGCGCGACGCATTCCAGTTCAGCACCGGATCGCAGAGGGAACGACGAAGTACGTGTTCCGCAAGGCGATGGAAGGCATTATTCCGGACTTCATTCTGAACCGTCCGAAGCTCGGCTTCCCGGTTCCGATGCGTGACTGGATGAAGGGCGCAAGAGGAACCTCCATCGTCGAGCAGATCGAGGGCAGCGGTATTGATGCTTACATCCGCATGGATACGGTACATCGTCTGCTTGAGGCGCATCGAAGCGGCAAGGGCGATTATGCCCGTCATCTGTGGACTGTCTATATGTTCGCGCTATGGCATGCGACTTATATGAAGGAAGAAGTGAAGCCGTCGCTTGCCTTTGCACGGTAA
- a CDS encoding HNH endonuclease family protein: MLKKSMLFVFALVLTVSAALQYGVPTVSAFPPGTPSKSAAQSQLNSLTVKAEGSMSGYSREKFPHWSSQSGGCDTRQVVLKRDADYYSGSCPVTSGKWYSYYDGVTVYSPSDIDIDHVVPLAEAWRSGASSWTTTKRQQFANDLSGPQLIAVTASVNRSKGDQDPSTWQPPRAGAKCAYAKWWINTKYRWGLSLQSSEKTALQSMLNSCSY; the protein is encoded by the coding sequence GTGTTGAAAAAATCGATGTTGTTCGTATTCGCGCTGGTTTTGACCGTGTCTGCTGCGCTGCAGTATGGCGTGCCGACGGTATCGGCATTTCCTCCGGGGACACCGTCCAAGTCCGCCGCTCAATCCCAGCTGAACTCGCTGACAGTGAAGGCTGAGGGCTCCATGTCCGGCTACTCGCGTGAGAAGTTCCCGCACTGGAGCAGTCAGAGCGGCGGCTGTGACACGCGCCAGGTCGTGCTGAAGCGGGATGCCGACTACTACAGCGGCAGCTGCCCGGTCACGTCTGGCAAGTGGTACAGCTATTACGACGGTGTAACCGTGTACTCGCCATCTGATATTGACATCGATCACGTTGTCCCGCTAGCCGAGGCTTGGCGTTCAGGCGCCAGCAGCTGGACGACGACGAAGCGCCAGCAGTTCGCGAACGACCTTAGCGGCCCGCAGCTGATCGCCGTAACAGCCAGCGTGAACCGCTCCAAGGGTGACCAAGATCCTTCCACATGGCAGCCGCCGCGCGCTGGCGCGAAGTGTGCATATGCGAAGTGGTGGATCAATACCAAGTACCGCTGGGGACTGTCCCTGCAGTCGTCCGAGAAGACTGCACTGCAGAGCATGCTGAACAGTTGCTCCTACTAG
- a CDS encoding metal ABC transporter permease, with the protein MNDFWILLTASLVACSCSLLGCFLVLRRMAMIGDAISHSVLPGIVIAFLLSGSRDSLFMMLGASVLGLITVFLIQWFHQNGVQSDASIGVVFTALFALGVLLVSLYTRQIDLDLDCVLYGEIIAVPWETIEAFGIDIGPKAVWALGLAFGVSLLLIGLFYKQFKLCAFDPAMAAAVGIPVALFHYLLMGLVSVTTVASFESVGAILVVGMLVVPAATAYLLTEKLSLMIVYSMLVGVASAIIGYGVSVLLDASIAGCMITVAGVLFILAFLFSPSHGIVWRKLKHRKQAKEMTA; encoded by the coding sequence ATGAACGATTTTTGGATACTGCTTACAGCGTCTCTCGTTGCGTGCTCCTGTAGCTTGCTCGGCTGTTTTCTAGTTTTGCGCAGAATGGCCATGATCGGTGACGCAATCAGCCACTCCGTCCTTCCCGGCATCGTCATCGCCTTCCTGCTCAGCGGCTCGCGCGATTCGCTGTTCATGATGCTTGGGGCGTCTGTGCTTGGACTTATTACCGTCTTTCTTATTCAGTGGTTCCATCAGAACGGGGTGCAGTCCGATGCCTCAATCGGAGTCGTGTTCACTGCGCTGTTCGCCTTAGGTGTATTGCTGGTCAGCTTGTACACAAGGCAGATTGATCTTGACCTCGATTGTGTGCTGTATGGAGAAATTATCGCCGTGCCGTGGGAGACGATTGAGGCGTTCGGCATAGATATAGGGCCGAAGGCTGTCTGGGCGCTGGGCCTTGCGTTCGGAGTGAGTCTGCTCTTGATTGGACTGTTCTACAAGCAGTTCAAGCTATGCGCCTTCGACCCGGCGATGGCCGCTGCGGTCGGCATCCCGGTGGCGCTGTTCCACTACTTGCTGATGGGTCTGGTGTCGGTAACGACGGTTGCGTCGTTCGAGAGCGTAGGCGCCATTCTCGTTGTCGGCATGCTCGTTGTACCGGCAGCGACCGCTTACCTGCTCACCGAGAAGCTCAGTCTGATGATCGTATACAGCATGCTCGTCGGTGTTGCCAGCGCGATCATCGGCTACGGCGTATCCGTTCTGCTGGACGCATCGATTGCGGGCTGCATGATTACCGTTGCAGGCGTACTGTTCATACTGGCTTTCCTGTTCTCGCCTTCACACGGCATCGTGTGGCGCAAGCTGAAGCATCGCAAGCAGGCGAAGGAAATGACGGCGTAG